The following proteins are encoded in a genomic region of Nycticebus coucang isolate mNycCou1 chromosome 17, mNycCou1.pri, whole genome shotgun sequence:
- the LOC128568809 gene encoding LOW QUALITY PROTEIN: zinc finger protein 432-like (The sequence of the model RefSeq protein was modified relative to this genomic sequence to represent the inferred CDS: inserted 2 bases in 1 codon; deleted 1 base in 1 codon; substituted 1 base at 1 genomic stop codon): MLGISRRDKDRVAVAGHIPQQKKMSNAQELLTLEDVVVEFTWQEWKLLGPAXKDLYWDVIMENYSNLVSVGYQASRPDALSRLEQGEQPWTTEDEMYSRICPENNKVDDHLQGHLENQRLLKAMEQYYEHNAFGNIVPQSKSHFSFRENHVTFESYIKTLKSNLSLVDQNKSYEINNSTKFNEHGKTFFQGKYEELHSVKFSVSTKPNRIKSQVNKHQRSHDIEKTHVCSECGKAFVKKSQLTDHERVHTGEKPYGCSMCAKVFSRKSRLNEHQRIHKREKSFICNECRKVFTMKSRLIEHQRTHTGEKPYVCDECGKGFPGKRNLIVHQQNHTGEKSYVCSDCGKGFTGKRMLIIHQRTHTGEKPYIWSECGKGFTTKHYVIIHQRNHTGEKPYICIECGKGFIVKSRMIEHQRTHTGEKPYVCSECGKGFPSKSNLIVHQRNHTTEKSYLCSECGKGFTVKTMLIRHKRIHTGEKPYICTECGKGFPLKSRLIVHQRAHTGEKPYRCTECGKGFTINSGLVLHQRTLTREKPYKCRECGKGFAFKSNLVVHQRTHTGEKPFLCRECGKGFTMKRYLIVHQEMHTRKKSYICGECGRGFFMETXLILHKQVHTGEKPYACNECGKGFTVKSHLIVHQRTHTGEKPFICSKCGKAFSSKRNLFAHQRTHIGNKP; the protein is encoded by the exons atgttgggtaTATCCAGAAGAGACAAAGATAGAGTAGCAGTTGCTGGTCATATCCCACAACAGAAGAAAATGAGCAATGCCCAGGAATTGTTGACCCTGGAGGATGTAGTTGTGGAGTTCACCTGGCAGGAGTGGAAGCTCCTGGGCCCTGCTTAGAAGGACCTATACTGGGATGTGATTATGGAGAATTACAGCAACCTGGTGTCAGTCGGTTATCAAGCCAGCAGACCAGATGCACTGTCCAGGTTGGAACAAGGAGAACAACCTTGGACAACAGAAGATGAAATGTATAGTCGCATCTGTCCAGAAAACAACAAGGTTGATGATCATTTGCAGGGTCACCTGGAAAATCAAAGACTATTAAAGGCTATGGAGCAATACTACGAACACAATGCATTTGGAAATATTGTACCTCAAAgcaaaagtcatttttcttttagggAAAATCATGTTACGTTTGAGTCATATATAAAAACTTTGAAATCAAATTTAAGTTTAGTTGACCAGAACAAAAGCTATGAAATTAACAATTCTACTAAATTCAATGAACAtgggaaaacattttttcaaggTAAGTATGAAGAACTTCATTCTGTTAAATTTTCTGTAAGTACAAAACCTAATAGAATTAAATCCCAAGTCAATAAGCATCAGAGAAGTCATGACATAGAGAAAACTCATGTATGcagtgaatgtggaaaagcctttgtCAAGAAGTCTCAGCTCACTGATCATGAGAGAGTTCATACAGGAGAAAAACCTTACGGATGTAGTATGTGTGCAAAAGTATTCTCCAGAAAGTCCAGGCTCAAtgaacatcagagaattcacaaaAGGGAGAAATCCTTTATATGCAATGAATGTAGAAAAGTATTTACCATGAAAAGCCGTCTGATTGAACATCAGCgaactcatactggagagaaaccctatgtaTGCGATGAATGTGGAAAAGGTTTCCCAGGCAAGCGAAATCTCATTGTACATCAGCAAAatcatactggagagaaatctTATGTATGCAGTGATTGTGGAAAAGGCTTCACTGGGAAGCGCATGCTTATCATACATCAGCGAactcatacaggagagaaaccctacatcTGG AGTGAATGTGGGAAAGGCTTCACCACAAAGCACTATGTCATCATACATCAACGAaatcatacaggagagaaaccatatATATGCATTGAATGTGGAAAAGGCTTCATTGTGAAGAGCCGTATGATCGAACATCAGCGAactcatacaggagagaaaccctatgtaTGCAGTGAATGTGGAAAAGGCTTTCCTAGCAAGAGTAATCTCATTGTACATCAGAGAAATCATACAACAGAGAAATCGTATCTATGTAGTGAATGTGGAAAAGGCTTCACGGTAAAGACCATGCTTATTAGACATAAgcgaattcatactggagagaaaccttacataTGCACTGAGTGTGGGAAAGGCTTCCCCTTGAAGAGTCGGCTGATTGTACATCAGCGAgctcatactggagaaaaaccttacagATGCACTGAATGTGGGAAAGGTTTCACCATAAATAGTGGACTGGTATTACATCAGCGAACTCTTACTagagagaaaccttataaatgcCGTGAATGTGGAAAAGGTTTTGCCTTTAAGAGCAATCTTGTTGTACACCAGCgaactcatactggagagaaaccctttcTGTGCAGAGAATGTGGAAAAGGCTTCACCATGAAACGATATCTCATTGTACATCAGGAAATGCATACAAGAAAGAAATCTTATATATGTGGTGAATGTGGAAGAGGCTTTTTCATGGAAAC GCTCATTTTACATAAGCaagttcatactggagagaagccttATGCATGCAATGAATGTGGTAAAGGCTTCACTGTGAAAAGCCATCTAATAGTTCATCAACGAactcatacaggagagaaaccctttATATGCAGcaaatgtggaaaagccttctcCTCAAAAAGAAATCTCTTTGCACATCAGCGAACTCATATTGGAAACAAACCCTAA